The following proteins come from a genomic window of Metarhizium brunneum chromosome 2, complete sequence:
- the Gtpbp1 gene encoding GTP-binding protein 1, with protein MSNKNTKALAHEKRKGESALSDFAEYVEQQQNLRFPASRRTNVVATSSANDAEHHEELDELFDNLDLADTAPRIPLRDLVLGTDDYTLEKLHDVIAERIEEGMGETVFELGYENNGDSMNLTADNWNTAYRRLAAAAKAAGADCELLLTKNVGGELEAESTANKPDKGGGCNGKILIRRVPTNVEDVIETRIAVVGNVDAGKSSMLGVLVKGDLDDGRGKARVNLFRHKHEIESGRTSSVGMEIMGFDSVGKVITSDTPGRKLSWEDIGKRSAKVITFSDLAGHEKYLRTTVFGLLSSSPNYCLLMVAANNGLVGMSKEHLGIALALNVPVMVVVTKIDICPPNILQETITQITKIMRSPGARKVPTFIKNREECINTATQFVSQRICPVFQVSNVTGENLGLVRTFLNILPHHGRYNTDAPFEFHVNDTFSVPFTGTVVSGIVKSGVVHEGDNVLIGPDSLGQFTPTAIRSIERKRIRVPAAVAGQSASFALKKVKRKDVRKGMVVLPKVEGEPNPKVHREFVAEVLILSHATTIKKKYQAMLHVGPVSQTCAIIDIDRELIRTGDRATVAFQFVQRPEYLAPGDRLLFREGRTKGLGIVKAVGYDPNHPLMEKSANGDDQKDQDKPHAGRQVRVSA; from the exons ATGTCCAACAAGAACACAAAAGCACTAGCGCATGAAAAGCGCAAGGGCGAGTCT gccttgagcgACTTTGCCGAATACgtggagcagcagcagaaccTGCGCTTCCCTGCGTCAAGACGGACCAACGTTGTCGCCACGTCCAGTGCCAATGACGCGGAGCACCACGAGGAATTGGATGAACTGTTTGATAATCTTGACTTGGCAGACACTGCACCGAGGATACCCCTGAGAGACCTTGTGCTCGGGACGGATGACTACACATTGGAGAAGCTCCATGATGTCATTGCCGAGCGCATCGAGGAGGGGATGGGCGAGACCGTTTTCGAGCTGGGCTACGAAAACAACGGAGATTCCATGAACCTGACCGCGGATAACTGGAACACCGCGTACAGGAGactggcggctgcggcaaagGCTGCCGGGGCCGACTGTGAACTGCTTCTGACCAAGAACGTCGGTGGCGAACTCGAGGCAGAGAGCACCGCCAATAAGCCTGACAAGGGAGGTGGATGCAACGGCAAGATTCTTATACGAAGAGTTCCCACTAATGTTGAAGATGTTATTGAGACTAGAATTGCCGTTGTCGGTAATG TTGATGCTGGAAAGAGCTCCATGCTTGGAGTGCTGGTAAAGGGTGACTTGGACGATGGAAGAGGCAAGGCGCGTGTGAATCTGTTCCGCCACAAGCACGAAATCGAAAGTGGTCGAACCAGTTCCGTCGGAATGGAGATTATGGGCTTTGATAGCGTGGGGAAAGTAATCACGTCCGATACCCCTGGAC GAAAACTGTCATGGGAGGACATTGGCAAGCGAAGTGCCAAGGTAATTACCTTTAGCGATTTGGCTGGCCATGAGAAATACCTGAGAACAACAGTCTTTGGGCTGCTTTCCAGCAGCCCCAACTACTGCCTGCTCATGGTTGCCGCGAACAATGGGCTGGTTGGCATGAGCAAGGAGCACCTGGGAATCGCTCTCGCTCTCAACGTGCCCGTCATGGTCGTGGTTACCAAGATTGACATTTGTCCTCCAAATATTCTGCAGGAGACCATTACCCAAATCACCAAGATCATGAGGAGCCCGGGAGCCCGCAAGGTCCCAACATTTATCAAGAACCGCGAGGAGTGTATCAACACAGCCACACAATTTGTCAGCCAGAGAATATGTCCCGTGTTCCAGGTTTCCAACGTGACTGGGGAGAACTTGGGCTTGGTCCGGACTTTTCTGAATATTCTCCCCCACCACGGGAGATACAATACGGATGCGCCGTTCGAGTTTCATGTCAACGACACATTCTCGGTGCCATTCACAGGGACAGTCGTTTCTGGAATCGTCAAGTCTGGCGTTGTTCACGAGGGAGACAATGTCCTGATTGGGCCTGACTCCCTGGGACAGTTCACCCCTACAGCCATTCGATCGATTGAGCGCAAGAGAATACGTGTTCCCGCCGCTGTTGCCGGCCAGTCTGCCTCGTTCGCACTGAAGAAGGTAAAGCGCAAAGACGTGCGCAAGGGCATGGTCGTGCTTCCCAAGGTGGAAGGCGAGCCTAACCCCAAGGTTCACCGAGAATTCGTTGCAGAAG TATTGATTCTATCCCATGCCACCACTATCAAGAAGAAGTACCAGGCGATGCTCCACGTCGGGCCAGTCTCCCAAACTTGCGCCATCATCGATATTGATAGGGAGTTGATACGGACAGGGGACAGAGCCACGGTGGCGTTCCAGTTCGTCCAGCGGCCCGAGTACCTTGCGCCAGGCGACCGACTGCTCTTCCGCGAGGGTCGTACTAAAGGCCTGGGCATTGTCAAGGCCGTTGGCTATGACCCCAACCACCCGTTGATGGAAAAGTCTGCGAATGGGGACGACCAGAAGGATCAAGACAAGCCTCACGCGGGACGGCAAGTTCGGGTCAGTGCATAG
- the PRY1_0 gene encoding Protein PRY1, protein MKPSLALVAPSLLPRLCLSAVVTITAPPAIPSDEPQWKTADTFTSAILNSTNFYRGEHNATAVSWNETLASFAADHLARSGCRFEHSGGPYGENLAEGYPNATASVEAWGDERDRFDFGDPGFAHETGHFTQLVWKSTTAVGCGRRLCGESGWYLMCEYWPRGNVIGQFGDEVGREISAAALLRPSIVSVVALGICAVILVAA, encoded by the coding sequence ATGAAGCCGTCACTCGCACTCGTCGCTCCATCGCTCCTCCCGCGGCTGTGCCTCTCGGCCGTCGTGACAATCACCGCTCCCCCAGCCATCCCGTCCGACGAACCGCAGTGGAAGACGGCCGACACGTTCACGTCGGCCATCCTCAACAGCACCAACTTCTACCGCGGGGAGCACAACGCCACCGCCGTCTCGTGGAACGAGACCCTCGCgtcctttgccgccgaccACCTCGCGCGGAGCGGCTGCCGGTTCGAGCACTCGGGCGGCCCCTACGGCGAGAACCTGGCCGAGGGGTATCCCAACGCCACGGCGAGCGTCGAGGCCTGGGGCGACGAGAGGGACCGCTTCGACTTTGGGGACCCCGGGTTCGCGCACGAGACGGGCCACTTCACGCAGCTGGTGTGGAAGAGCACCACTGCCGTCGGCTGCGGCAGGCGGCTGTGCGGCGAGTCCGGGTGGTATCTCATGTGCGAGTACTGGCCGAGGGGGAATGTCATCGGCCAGTTTGGAGACGAGGTCGGTCGGGAGATATCCGCCGCGGCCCTGTTGAGGCCGAGTATCGTGTCTGTTGTGGCTCTGGGCATATGCGCTGTGATATTGGTCGCGGCGTAA
- the PDAT9 gene encoding Pisatin demethylase produces MYLLLILGGALVAFALAWLSSAVITAVFSPLRYLPGPFWARFTRLWYVKRVYEGHFEHDNIQLHRRYGRVVRIAPNMYSIDAPEAVGTVYGIASKMPKSDWYEGWKHPSPDRWTLFPDRDIQRHAETRRRFQGLYSMSSLVSYEGYVNECTDILQRRLSEFARHGSIIDMTHWFQCYAFDVIGNITYSKRFGFLGRGDDVDGIMRALHGSMIYSTLVGILPALHKYLYHAMNKLNVGGAVGRTYLMKFVSERIQQRRSERGQYADKSVSLDENAPQDFLEKLMVQNEDNPQKVTSYHLFMMGLSNIIAGADTTAISLSAVLYHLIRNPDSLQKLRDEVQQRFSEGLFDGTHLTFKQSQEMPYLQAVIKEALRLHAATGLPLWRVVTDGGLELDGHFFPPGSVIGLNTWVAHYNEDVFGPDARQFRPERWIETDDNGPDIKAMNAYYLPFGLGSRTCLGRHISFLEMSKLIPLLVRNFDFELVGRRAAWKTENYWFVKPTDFFVRVVDRKS; encoded by the exons ATGTACTTGCTCTTGATCTTGGGCGGTGCCCTGGTCGCCTTTGCTCTTGCATGGCTGTCTTCAGCCGTCATcaccgccgtcttctccccACTGCGATATCTCCCTGGACCCTTCTGGGCAAGGTTTACGCGCCTTTGGTATGTTAAGCGCGTTTACGAGGGACACTTTGAACATGACAATATTCAATTGCATCGTCGGTACGGCCGGGTTGTGCGCATTGCCCCCAACATGTACAGCATCGACGCACCGGAAGCCGTGGGCACCGTCTACGGCATCGCATCCAAGATGCCAAAGTCGGACTGGTATGAGGGTTGGAAACACCCATCGCCCGACCGTTGGACCTTGTTTCCGGATCGAGACATTCAGAGACACGCAGAAACCAGAAGGCGATTCCAGGGCCTCTACAGCATGTCGAGCCTGGTGAGCTATGAGGGTTACGTCAACGAGTGTACCGATATTCTGCAGCGACGACTCTCCGAGTTTGCTAGACACGGTTCCATCATTGACATGACACACTGGTTCCAGTGTTACGCATTTGATGTCATTGGTAACATCACTTACTCCAAAAGATTCGGCTTCCTCGGCCGTGGCGACGACGTTGATGGCATCATGAGAGCCCTGCATGGATCCATGATATACAGCACCTTGGTAGGCATCCTCCCGGCGTTGCACAAGTACCTATACCACGCCATGAACAAACTAAATGTCGGCGGAGCTGTCGGGAGAACATACCTCATGAAGTTTGTGAGCGAAAGAATCCAACAGAGAAGGTCGGAAAGAGGTCAATATGCAGACAAATCCGTCTCCTTGGATGAGAATGCTCCTCAGGATTTTCTCGAGAAACTCATGGTTCAAAATGAGGACAATCCGCAAAAGGTTACGTCATATCACCTTTTCATGATGGGGCTCTCCAACATTattgccggcgccgacacCACGGCAATCAGCCTTTCGGCAGTTTTATACCACTTGATTCGAAATCCAGACTCTTTGCAGAAGCTAAGAGACGAGGTCCAGCAGCGCTTCTCGGAGGGTCTCTTTGATGGCACGCACTTGACATTCAAGCAGAGCCAAGAAATGCCGTATCTGCAGGCTGTCATCAAAGAAGCTCTTCGACTGCACGCTGCGACTGGCCTACCGCTCTGGCGGGTAGTCACGGACGGCGGCCTGGAGCTTGACGGGCATTTCTTCCCTCCGGGCTCGGTTATTGGTCTCAACACTTGGGTCGCGCACTACAATGAGGACGTCTTTGGCCCTGACGCGAGGCAATTTCGGCCAGAACGATGGATCGAGACTGATGATAATGGACCTGATATAAAGGCCATGAACGCATATTACTTACCG TTTGGTCTTGGGTCGCGCACATGCTTGGGGAGACACATTTCCTTCTTGGAAATGTCCAAGCTGATTCCTCTGCTCGTGAGAAACTTTGACTTTGAGCTGGTTGGTAGGCGAGCTGCTTGGAAAACCGAGAATTACTGGTTTGTCAAGCCGACAGACTTCTTCGTTAGGGTTGTAGATCGTAAATCTTGA
- the RSF2 gene encoding Respiration factor 2, whose protein sequence is MSNPTTASAAAGTSNPPAAVATAATATATATAAAAAADDSASTITVNTKAPSANFPPPKTDKPRPHVCATCQRSFARLEHLKRHERSHTKEKPFECPECSRCFARRDLLLRHQQKLHQTSTPSSRPRNRRESASGAAPAQSRRKNSVAGVNAAGSGAAAAPMRPRANTISHVDGAAMQMLASANVSVARGMAHSRHPSLVGLPVHNLDHVFGGMSAALGQRGLQHGLPKLETSQVGSNDFDASGLRTAPPMAVFNPEFDFEGLFFGPGSTINPNALHYNDSPQSMALDQTSPFGQGLPDVAATQHFDDWVTGFEHQMSFNTNEHVIDGSSPSAISTTSQSGISDVMVDGSNHPAPAGTSTMWQPSVMGPPQMPNPFAMDLNGSVFPDLLSGAPLSPQPATQKINDPYFSAPPTSLSSLSTSVVSGINSQPLNPPLGFNAAQETPSSLNGGNHAASPVTTITDATRTAIVTILFHCLPFGSRKNPSLSSLGSPQIQSGGNSSSNPAINVPSTQDLQRYVRAYLTCFHPHLPFLHLPTLSFDVSPDSIGRSNGAGGNGCLLLSMAAFGAAYEMEHAQSRDLFDMAKKIVFFYLDERHKSDVRRADTRLSTISTDSKVQQNQAQSSTPLWLVQAMLLNVIYGHTCSDKVTSDIASTHCASLVSLAQSSGLISQGKGNVPTKQDVDMADTGDWTRISEQEEQREWLQWKSMEEHKRTVYVIFILSSMAVASFNHSPALTNSEITLDLPCDEEFFAAESGAAFASRGGVEAANHNRLTFFDSLGDLLRTNERQHSMGNSQPQFGSPMNTTDTPLTDLKPSTFGCLVLIYALHNYIWETRQRHQNRTWTNIETEKMHMHIEPALKAWQIAWSSNPQHSIERPNPFGLGPMSADAIPLLDLAYVKLFVDFGPAKAKIWQRDWDGMIEELSRGFETQDEARSPTCSSETGTDPSSNSVINPGFMDSPATQSSLNGMHADKPFGTGQDANGTGRSISRRERYLRTASFYAVDSLSMSDKLGVTFADKTSHELPMQTALCTAECAQVVAGWITALQERVGPYLGIVGQDHIDLSQVPAIILLEEEDIKLLDKVRDILSTAELKINMRLGPNATGTIGGHESVLSPDGFTGYACQILRLAAWMVNKSAVWPVAHIAAHGLETYANHLRVRAEKSVTGSMPLTL, encoded by the exons ATGTCGAATCCCACCACGGCAAGCGCTGCGGCTGGCACCAGCAACCCacctgctgctgttgctactgctgctactgctactgctactgctactgctgctgctgctgctgctgacgaCTCTG CTTCTACAATTACCGTAAACACCAAGGCCCCGTCCGCCAACTTTCCTCCTCCCAAGACGGACAAGCCTCGCCCGCACGTTTGCGCAACCTGCCAGCGCTCCTTCGCTCGCCTCGAGCACCTGAAACGGCATGAGCGTTCCCACACCAAGGAGAAGCCGTTCGAGTGCCCCGAATGCTCACGATGCTTCGCTCGTCGCGACCTGCTTCTTCGCCACCAGCAGAAGCTTCACCAAACATCTACCCCGTCCTCGCGCCCTCGCAATCGACGTGAGTCTGCCAGCGGTGCTGCTCCCGCGCAGAGCAGACGTAAGAACAGCGTGGCCGGCGTTAATGCCGCTGGGTCCGGTGCCGCGGCGGCTCCCATGCGCCCAAGGGCAAACACCATCAGCCACGTAGACGGTGCTGCGATGCAGATGCTCGCCTCTGCGAATGTCTCGGTGGCGCGGGGCATGGCTCACAGCCGCCACCCCAGCCTGGTCGGACTGCCGGTCCATAACCTGGACcacgtctttggcggcatgtCCGCCGCTCTGGGGCAGAGAGGATTGCAGCATGGGCTTCCCAAACTGGAGACATCGCAGGTTGGGAGCAATGACTTTGACGCCAGTGGGCTGAGGACGGCGCCGCCcatggccgtcttcaacCCCGAGTTCGACTTTGAGGGTCTCTTCTTCGGCCCGGGATCTACAATTAACCCCAACGCTCTACACTACAATGACTCGCCACAATCCATGGCCCTGGACCAGACATCTCCGTTTGGCCAAGGTCTGCCCGACGTTGCCGCGACGCAGCACTTTGATGACTGGGTAACAGGATTTGAGCATCAAATGTCATTCAACACGAACGAGCATGTGATAGACGGATCGAGCCCGTCGGCTATTAGCACGACGAGCCAGAGTGGGATTAGCGATGTTATGGTAGATGGATCAAACCACCCGGCCCCGGCTGGGACGAGTACCATGTGGCAACCCTCCGTCATGGGACCTCCGCAGATGCCGAACCCGTTTGCGATGGATTTAAATGGTTCAGTCTTTCCAGATCTCCTTAGTGGTGCTCCATTATCACCTCAGCCAGCTACTCAAAAGATCAATGACCCGTACTTCTCCGCGCCTCCAACTTCGCTGAGCTCGTTGAGCACGTCCGTCGTATCTGGAATAAATTCACAACCGTTGAACCCACCCCTCGGCTTCAACGCCGCCCAGGAAACTCCGTCATCCCTCAACGGGGGGAACCACGCCGCTTCTCCCGTGACAACCATAACAGATGCCACCCGGACTGCTATAGTGACCATCCTTTTCCACTGTCTGCCTTTTGGTAGCCGTAAAAACCCCTCACTTTCCTCGCTAGGCTCGCCTCAAATCCAATCCGGCGGCAATTCCTCTTCAAATCCGGCCATCAACGTGCCCAGTACCCAGGATCTCCAGAGATACGTCAGGGCCTACTTGACATGTTTTCACCCTCATCTCCCATTCCTGCACCTGCCTACACTGTCCTTTGATGTGTCTCCTGATTCAATAGGTCGTTCCAACGGCGCAGGTGGCAATGGGTGCTTGCTCCTTTCCATGGCTGCATTCGGCGCTGCTTACGAGATGGAACATGCTCAGTCCAGAGATTTGTTTGACATGGCCAAAAAGATTGTGTTCTTTTATCTTGATGAGAGACACAAATCCGATGTCCGCAGAGCCGATACACGACTGAGTACCATCTCTACTGACTCAAAGGTCCAACAGAACCAAGCTCAATCCAGCACACCGTTGTGGCTCGTTCAAGCCATGCTACTCAACGTCATATACGGCCACACCTGCTCCGACAAAGTGACGAGTGATATTGCGTCGACGCATTGTGCGTCTCTCGTCAGTCTCGCACAATCATCCGGTCTAATTAGCCAAGGCAAGGGCAACGTGCCAACCAAGCAAGATGTTGACATGGCTGATACCGGAGACTGGACGCGCATATCcgagcaagaagagcaacGAGAGTGGCTCCAGTGGAAGTCGATGGAGGAACACAAACGCACGGTATACGTCATCTTCATTCTGTCCAGCATGGCTGTTGCCAGCTTCAACCACAGCCCGGCCTTGACTAATTCCGAGATCACGCTCGACCTTCCGTGTGACGAAGAATTTTTCGCCGCGGAATCTGGCGCCGCCTTTGCTTCGAGGGGAGGAGTTGAAGCTGCCAACCACAACCGCCTAACTTTCTTCGACTCGTTGGGGGATCTTCTGCGCACAAATGAGAGGCAACATTCCATGGGCAACAGCCAGCCTCAATTCGGGTCACCAATGAACACTACAGATACCCCTCTGACAGATCTGAAGCCCAGCACTTTTGGCTGTTTGGTGCTCATCTATGCGCTGCACAACTACATTTGGGAAACCCGACAACGCCATCAAAACCGGACGTGGACCAACATAGAAACAGAAAAGATGCACATGCACATCGAACCTGCCCTCAAGGCTTGGCAAATCGCATGGTCCAGTAACCCGCAACATAGTATCGAACGACCAAATCCGTTTGGCTTGGGACCAATGTCTGCAGACGCGATTCCTCTTTTGGATCTGGCATACGTCAAGCTGTTTGTTGATTTCGGTCCGGCCAAAGCAAAGATCTGGCAACGAGACTGGGATGGCATGATTGAGGAACTTTCCCGAGGCTTTGAGACGCAAGATGAAGCACGGTCGCCGACCTGCTCTTCTGAAACTGGGACAGACCCATCGTCCAACTCGGTCATAAACCCCGGGTTTATGGATTCCCCGGCAACGCAAAGCTCCCTGAACGGCATGCACGCCGACAAGCCTTTCGGCACCGGTCAGGACGCCAATGGTACGGGACGAAGCATATCAAGACGCGAGAGGTATCTCAGAACAGCCTCGTTTTATGCTGTTGACTCTCTATCCATGTCGGACAAGCTTGGGGTTACGTTTGCGGATAAGACTAGCCACGAACTGCCCATGCAGACTGCTCTATGCACTGCTGAATGCGCGCAAGTGGTTGCCGGATGGATCACTGCGCTCCAAGAGCGAGTCGGGCCGTACCTCGGTATTGTGGGCCAAGATCATATCGATCTCAGCCAGGTTCCAGCGATTATTCtcttggaggaggaggatatTAAGttgctggacaaggtcagAGACATCTTGTCAACAGCCGAGTTGAAAATCAACATGCGGCTAGGACCGAATGCTACAGGCACGATCGGTGGACACGAGTCTGTTTTATCACCGGATGGGTTTACTGGCTATGCGTGTCAAATTCTCCGTCTCGCAGCATGGATGGTAAACAAATCGGCCGTCTGGCCTGTGGCTCACATCGCGGCTCACGGGCTGGAAACATACGCGAACCACTTGCGAGTGAGGGCAGAAAAGTCCGTGACGGGGTCCATGCCGCTAACATTATGA